The following coding sequences are from one Musa acuminata AAA Group cultivar baxijiao chromosome BXJ2-4, Cavendish_Baxijiao_AAA, whole genome shotgun sequence window:
- the LOC135610135 gene encoding uncharacterized protein LOC135610135 — translation MEISTEMTKTRKITGGAIRPSGGGGGGGGGGRRRRESTVEEDLSRLITLADRLKKVAADADSWRAECSQLTHRADLIAAVLRAVARRLSSLPHQPPYSAPVRRVAASADRSLDRAISFARRCRRRRRLLLPSPAALLRFLIPFAATGAADFRRALAHLDASLADLRWLLSLYPYDDGEGGDAASVGVGLSLPPIAATDPVLSYVWTFVAAIQMASRPSDRADAAQSLANLARDGHRNRWVIVDEGAVPPLLALLEDRDDEASQSAAAAALSNLCTDRELISTVADAFAIPVIVQTLSDSTSTRLQSQLASLISRMAALDALACEEFARENAILPLVALLSSDVPLGDDVNTGPPPSMTASLSTRSSRVSLAHGGGYVDESPAAKLELKTACAEALWMLCKGSIESSRKVTETVGLLCLAKLMETEEDQLQLNCLRTVMEIAAAAESDADLRGSAFKKNSSVAKSVVEQLLRLAQQGRSPSVQAVAIRALGSLARTFPAREARVLRPLVAQLGNQDSDVSAEAAMALGKFASPDNYLCVAHAAAIVELEGVRPLMRLLRPGEKSQLPGLVLLCCLASHVPRHEALERERVLLTLESVRRIAVARHPSLEELLPRAIRQLQLYGHEAQSYIGFER, via the coding sequence atGGAAATTTCTACAGAGATGACGAAGACGAGGAAGATCACCGGCGGCGCAATCAGACCctccggtggaggaggaggaggaggaggaggaggacgacgtcgACGAGAAAGCACCGTCGAAGAAGACCTCTCCCGGCTAATCACCCTTGCCGATCGCCTCAAGAAGGTTGCCGCCGACGCTGACTCGTGGAGGGCCGAGTGCTCCCAACTCACTCACCGGGCCGACCTCATCGCCGCCGTCCTCCGCGCTGTGGCCCGCCGCCTCTCTTCTCTACCCCACCAGCCTCCCTACTCTGCCCCCGTCCgccgcgtcgccgcctccgcagaCCGCTCTCTCGATCGCGCCATCTCCtttgctcgccgctgccgccgacGCCGCCGTCTCCTCCTTCCCTCCCCCGCGGCGCTCCTCCGCTTCCTCATCCCCTTCGCCGCCACCGGTGCAGCTGACTTTCGCCGCGCCCTCGCCCACCTCGACGCCTCCCTCGCAGACCTCCGCTGGCTCCTCTCCCTCTACCCCTACGACGACGGCGAAGGCGGCGACGCCGCCTCCGTGGGCGTCGGTCTCAGCCTCCCCCCGATCGCCGCCACCGACCCCGTCCTGTCCTATGTCTGGACCTTCGTCGCGGCGATCCAGATGGCATCCCGGCCCTCCGACCGCGCGGACGCTGCCCAATCCCTCGCGAACCTCGCCCGCGATGGCCATCGCAACAGGTGGGTCATCGTCGACGAGGGCGCGGTGCCGCCGCTCCTCGCCCTCCTCGAGGACCGCGACGACGAGGCCTCCCaatccgccgccgccgcggctCTCTCCAACCTCTGTACCGATCGTGAGCTCATCTCCACCGTCGCCGACGCCTTCGCGATCCCCGTGATCGTCCAAACCCTCTCCGATTCGACCTCCACGAGGCTCCAGTCTCAGCTGGCGTCCCTTATCTCCCGCATGGCGGCATTGGACGCCCTCGCCTGTGAGGAGTTCGCGAGGGAGAACGCCATTCTTCCCCTCGTCGCGCTCCTCTCCTCCGATGTCCCGCTTGGCGACGACGTTAACACCGGGCCACCCCCATCCATGACAGCGTCCCTCTCGACTCGAAGCTCTCGCGTTTCCCTCGCCCATGGCGGCGGCTACGTCGACGAGAGCCCGGCAGCCAAGCTCGAGCTCAAAACTGCGTGCGCGGAAGCCCTGTGGATGCTCTGCAAAGGTTCCATCGAAAGCAGCCGCAAGGTGACCGAGACCGTCGGGCTGCTCTGCCTTGCCAAGCTCATGGAGACGGAGGAGGACCAGCTCCAGCTCAACTGCCTCAGGACGGTGATGGAGATCGCGGCCGCTGCGGAGTCCGACGCCGACCTCCGGGGGTCGGCATTCAAGAAGAACTCCTCTGTAGCGAAGTCGGTGGTGGAGCAGCTCCTCCGGCTGGCACAGCAGGGGAGAAGCCCGTCGGTGCAAGCAGTCGCCATCAGGGCTCTAGGGTCATTGGCAAGGACTTTTCCGGCGCGCGAGGCCCGTGTGCTCCGGCCACTGGTGGCGCAGCTGGGCAACCAGGACTCGGACGTTTCTGCAGAGGCCGCCATGGCGTTGGGGAAGTTCGCGAGCCCGGACAATTACCTCTGCGTGGCGCACGCGGCGGCGATAGTGGAGTTGGAGGGCGTGCGGCCCCTCATGAGGCTGCTGAGGCCGGGTGAAAAGAGCCAGTTGCCAGGGCTAGTCTTGCTCTGCTGCCTGGCGTCGCACGTGCCGAGACATGAAGCTTTGGAAAGAGAGAGGGTGTTGCTGACGCTGGAATCCGTCCGCCGCATAGCGGTGGCACGGCACCCTTCCCTCGAGGAGCTGCTCCCGAGAGCCATTCGTCAGCTGCAGCTATACGGACATGAAGCACAAAGTTACATAGGCTTCGAGAGGTAG